The sequence gtacaaatgtcatgaacctccatccatagttcatcaggcactctgtctatcagatctagtcccttaaatctatttctcacttccactgtataatccaaatgccactatgccaaagcctttgactgtgtggatcacaacaaactgtggaaaattctgaaagagataggaataccagaccacctgacctgcctcttgagaaacctgtatgcaggtcaggaagcaacagttagtactggacatggaacaacagactggttccaaataggaaaaggagtacgtcaaggctgtatattgtcactctgtttatttaacttatatgcagagaacatcatgagaaacgctgggctggaagaagcacaggctggaattaagactgctgggagaaatatcaataacctcagatatgcagatgacaccacccttatggcagaaagtgaagaggaactaaaaagcctcttgatgagagtgaaagtggagagtgaaaaagttggcttaaagctcaacattcagaaaacgaagatcatggcatctggtcccatcacttcatgggaaatagatggggaaacagtggaaacagtgtcagactttatttttggggactccaaaatcattgcaggtggtgattgcagccatgaaattaaaagacgcttactccttggaaggaaagttgtgaccaacctagatagtatattgaaaagaagagatattactttgccaacaaaggtccatctagtcaaggctatggtttttccagtggtcatgtatggatgtgagagttggactgtgaataaagctgagcgccaaagaattgatgcttttgaactgtggtgttggagaagactcttgagagtcccttggactgcaaggagacccaaccagtccattctaaaggagatcagtcctgggtgttcattggaaggactgatgctaaagctgaaactccaatactttggccacctcgtgcgaagagttgactcattggaaaagactctgatgctgggagggattgggggcaggaggagaaggggacgacagaggatgagatggctggatggcatcaccgatgctatggacatgagtttgagtgaactccaggagttggtgatagacagggaggcctggtgtgctgtgattcatggggtcgcaaagagtcagacacgactgagcgactgaacagttaCTGGGAGGGATAATAATTTAGGAGAGAGTAAAAACTTGGGAAAAATTGGGCAGGAATTACTTTAGCTGGGGCTTCTGTCTCAGGCCTACTGATACCATAATCTTCAAATGTAGGGAGAACTTTAGCTTGTAACTCTTACATTCCAGTTTCTACTAGATTTGAAAAATATGATTTGATATAGTATATACAAATCTACTTAATGATAAGCCATGTTATACTTCTCCCCATCCACATGATGAAATATTGCTATAAAGAAATTATTGAcccatttttctccattttcccaAAGAACCAGAGGAAATAATTATACATTGATAACAAAAACAGAGACCAATACTctataaaattaaatcatattcTGCTGGGTTGAGAAAAGAGAATGGATATGTATAGAATCAGTTCTCAAaaccaaaaagaaggaaaaaactatCACTTATCTCTCTGGGATGGGTTATGTCTTAAGGTAGGGAGGGGTGCGGGATTATCTAGCATGTATTACCTATCTGGACAAGATCCTCATCATGTCCAGGATCATGACTTTAAACCTTTATGAATgcaagatatatgtatatatgaaatatagacTTTGATATTAGACACTAAATCACTTCCTTTTATAAAGCTCTATATTAgagttctccagaaaaacagacagagaaggcaatggcaacccattccagtactcttgcctggaaaatcccatggatggaggagcctggtgggctgcagtccatggggtcactaagagtcagatataactgagcgacttcattttcacttttctctttcatgcattggaaaaggaaatggcaacccactccagtgttcttgcctggataatcccagggacgggggagcctggtgggctgccgtctatggtgtcacacagagtcggacacgattgaagtgacttagcagcagcagcagcagagaaacagaaccaagaaACACACTGGTAGGGCGGGCCAGTAGGATAGACACTCAGGATCTCTAAGTTATAGTCTTGAGGCACAATTCCTTCTTCTCTGGAAAACCTTAGATTTTGCTCAGAAGGCTTTCACCTGAGTGATGAGGTGAGGGCCACCATATCATTAAATTATCTCCCTCCTCATAGATCTTAATCACATCTACGTGATCCTTCATAACAACATTTAGACTAGTGGTTGACTGAAGAACTCAGAACCATGCCCTAGCCAAATTGCTGTATAAAATTTAAACCCCGAATTAAACACTCCAAACACTCTTTAGTTCATCTCTTTAGAAAGATGGCATGTGAACCAAAGGTGGCAGGGGTCCTCACTGCAGTCACAGTGTCCTTCCTAACTTCAGAGGGTCTTTCTTTGGGGAAGCAGAAGGGAAGAAACCCCTGCATATTCCACACAATTCTCCTGCTTGCCTTTAGTACCATTTCTAAATAGTTTCTTTCTGTTGAGTTTCAAAGGAGCCACTTCACTGAGGCTCTTCTGTGCCATTTCACCATTCACCCAAGCAAGTGTCCAAAACTCTTACTATCTCACTGTATGGATTTCAATGAGAACTCAGAAGCATGACAAGCATGACAGATTTGCATGAAGATAATAAATGAAGGTCACAGAGATGATAAATGACCAGTGAAGTTTTCAGAAAACCATGGACAACAGGTGTACCACCACTTACATATTTACACTTATGTGACTTTGATCAAGTTATTTGCAGTGCCCTGAATCTCAGTTACTTCATCTGCAAGATGGGGATAATAATTATAATTCCTTTCCTGAAGGGTTTATGTGAGATTCTTCAGGCCCTTACTATTTAGACTATTTAAGTTAACTATTACAAAGTGATGGCCtagctacagactgggagaaaaagtTTTTGATGATGGACTTCCTGTACTACTTAAACCAAGTATCACCAAGGGAAAATCTGCTATTTCTGCCCATGATAATTTCTGTTTATGactctaggaattttatatttttcctctccTAATACTCAAGGGGGCTAAGAAGTCAGAGTTTGATATTACTGATAATCCCCAAACATTTTACCCCAAACATTTACCCCTAAAACATTAATCAAGCAAGCAACAGAGGACAAGAGAAGTGGCATCTCCTGGATGCTTTCTATGTGCTAGTCCACATACATTGTTTCCTTTAAGGCTCATAACATCCTTGAGAGCTAAATATTTTAATCCTCAGCTTAGAGAAGGGGAAATTAATGTTTATCAAGATTGAAATAACTTGCCCCAAATTATAGAACAGAGCCAGTGCTTCCCAGCTTCAAAACCCAAATTATTGCTGGTTATACCCTGATGTTTCTCTCAAGAGTGTCAGATCTGGACCTGGTTCTTGCAGGCTGCTGacccctgtgctatatacaattattttttgcatatttgagaaatattatttcttttactcAACTAAATTGAATTATTAATTCTAGAAGGCTGCTCAGGAATTCAATAAAGGACACTGTGAAATGGGCAGGAGACCTTGAATTGTACATGATGAAAGAGAAAGCCTAAAAACGAATGGGAAAATAGATGTTTCAAGTTCCTGATTTCCCATTTGTTTCTAAACTAAACCACTGTTTACAGTGAATGTGTCAGTGAAAGCTGTGGAGAAACTAgctccttttcctttatttttagacTCAAGTAAATATTTGATAATGATATAGTTAGCCAAATAAATTGAAGAAGTTCAAAAATGAGTATAAAGCTCCATAGAATGTTCAAAATGATTAAACTGAGAAGATACAATTCACCACAATAAAAGATCTCACACCAATTATTTCTGAGTTATGGCTTCAAATCCCACCGCCTTCAATGATTCATCTTTCCATCTATTCTTCAGTTCAACAACCATCCATTCAGTCATCCATCCAACAGACATTTAGTGAATAAAGCCACACTACGGTAGTACTCTTCTAGGTTCTGGGATAAAGCAGCACTTAAAGTGCCTGAAGAGGGTTGAGATTacaataataaatgaaagaatgaaacaaacTAATTTCAGGTGCTGATGGACACTGTGAATGAAATCTAATATAAGGATGCAGTTTAAGGCAGAGAAGCTACTTGAGGTAGGTAGGGTGGTCAAGGAAGGTCTCCAAACAGCTGGTATTTGAATTGAGACCTGAGTGAGAAATGGccagatcttcacaactcagaagAAAGAACTCCCAGGCACAGAAAGGGCCTCACAATTCAAATGTACAAGCTGTCATAGCCTGCTCAAGTTGCTGGAACAAAGTTtggtcactcaattgtgtccaactctttgtgaccccatggattgcagcatgccaggcttccctgtccttcactatctccctgagtttgctcaaattcatgtccactgagtcactgatgctggGATGGGCGTGGGGGttgcttataaacaacagacacTTATTTTCACAGTTCTGAGGGTTGGAAGTCAGATCAGAGTGCCAGCATGGTCGAGTTCTGGGGCAGGACCTCTTCCCATTTGTGGGCCACTGGCTTTTTCTACCATCACATGGTGAGAAGCAGAGAGCTTCAGGTCCTCTCCTCATTCACTTAAAGGCGCTAATCCCATGACCTCAagtaatctgctgctgctgctgctaagtagcttcagtcgtggccgactctgtgcgaccccatagacggcagcccaccaggctcccccgtccctgggattctccaggcaagaattctggagtgggttgccatttccttctccaatgcatgaaagtgaaaagggaaagtgaagtcgctcagtcacatccgactcttagcgaccccgtggatggAAAATCAAGTAATCTAATCACCCTCAAAACTTGCCCTCCTAAAGCCAATCACACTGGGCGGGGGACAGGATTTCAGCACATGAATTTTGAAGGAGACCCAAGTGCTCAGTCCGCAATAGGAACTAAGGTCAGAAAGAACGCAGTGGAGCTGGATGGACAGCTGTGAGGTCAGAAGGGTGGATAGCACCATGCTAGGTAGAGTCCTGCACTCTTTGAAGGGAGTCTGAATTAAAATTCAAGTATAATGGAAATATACTGACAGGTTCTAAGAGgggagggtggggttgggggtgtgtGTGACATGATTTGAGTTAGTTTTAAAAGTATCAGTCTGGATGTTTGCTTGAGGATCACTTACAAAGGGACAGGGGGCCTAGTGAGGGTGAGATTTCAGAGGCTGAGGTTAAAGGAGACTAAAGACTAGTAACAAATCTCAATGGAGAAGAGATACATTGGTTTAGAGACACTGAATTTGTTTCAATAATGTCTCCATATATATGAAATTGTCtgctataaaatacatttattgttattttatcagCCATAGGGGTGATGGTATGGCTGTAGATtagcaattatatatatattaaaaagacatCTTGCTGTAAGGGACTGCTACTCAGGGCTTTTGGTGCTCCTTAAAtgtcttctctgatggctcagtgataatgaatccacctaccaatgcaggagatgtgggttcaatccctcggtcagaagatctcctggagaaggaaatggcaacccacttcaggattatttcctgggaaatcccatggatagaggagcctggcgcgctacagtccatcgggtctcaagagtcagacaggacttagggactaaacaacaacaaaggagagCAACAGTATCTAGGAAATTAAGCCTTTCCTCTGGTCTAAATGCAAAATTGCAGAAACCATTTGCTAAATATGACAAGCCATCCTTGAGAGGGCAGAGTCTTTCCTCGGGCATTTTTTTAAGAGAGGCAATTTATCCTACTATTACGGATAATTGAAGGGAAACTCGCGATTCATTGATAATCTCCGGCTCAGACACAAGCTATTTTGAGAGTGGTATCAGTAGTTGCTTCGCCTGCAAACTTCCCTGCTCGTGGAGCTTGGGAAGGTGATGGCCTCGGCTACCCCGTCTTTCTGCCCATAAATCAGCATCGTAAACCATCCTGGAAGTGTTGTGATGGCGCTGAATGCATAAAAAGTGTTCGCAAGCCGAATCTATTGTCGTCATTGCCGGTAGCAGAGGGGAGTGATAAGTCGCTCACACGTCTCGCCGAGTGGTAGCGCGGCATAATAAAGCTTGGTTTGCACCATGTGTGtcacagatttctcagggttTCTCGAAGGTTTTTCCAAGTTCCGCCTTCTCCCCCTTTGCAGTCATCCCGGCCCCAGCTGTGCATCGGCCTTTGACTCCATCTGTCCTTCCGCTGGGGACGAGTCTTTCTCGCCACATGGATAACACAAGTTTGGCTCTCCAGTGTAATGATAACCCCCCGCCCTCTCCGCGCGGCAGGAGCTCCCCAGCGTCAGGCCCGCTGCAGAGCCAGTCTCAGGGATGGAGCGGGGAGGGCTGTCCCCTCACCTTCCCCACCCCTAGCCACTTTCACGCCTAGCCCAGCCTGCGCGATCCCCACGCGCCCCATGGTCCCCATCTCCGGCTCCTCTCACGTTTGCTCTCCTCTCCTCCGCCCCTAGCCTGACCAGGAACGTGCCCAGCTGCAGCTGCGCCTCGCAGGTGGGAGTTCGCCCGGGTGTGTGGCCGCGTCACGGCGCGCGGAGGAGAACCGGCGGGAGGCGCGCGGTCCCCCGCGCCCCGAGACGCGGCGGGCGCGGCCGCCCCGGAGCCGCTGACTGCGCCGCAGTCGGATccgcctctccctccctccctcccgctcCGGCCGCGCGCCCTCCCGCCCTTACCTTACCCTCTTCCCCGGCCCGACCCCCAGCTTCTCCGTATGTGCGCGCTTTGAATAATTTCATCCTTTTTGGCAAAGGAAATAATGCACCTGACTTTACCAGGGGGAAACAACCAGCCGAGCCGAACAAGGAACAGATgtcaaaggaataaaaagagagagaaaaagagatgagaCTCGTGTAAAGAGATCCAGGGGCTCAAAGGTGGCTGACAGCGGTGGAAGCGGCTCGAGCTCCCCCGGCCTGTCTGCGCCTGCCTTCACGCCAGATGTCCCCGGCTCAGCTGCGCCCACTCCGCCACAAGCTAGCCTTCACTGGAAGCGCCTCCTGCTCCCTGGAAGCGGAGGGTCACCCCGCGGGCGGCAGGGCGGCGGCGCCTGGGCGCAGCGCTTCCTGCTCGGGCTCTGCGTGCACGCGTGGCTGTGGGCGGCCTCGGGCTCGTCTGCCCAGGTGTTCAACCTCAGCCTTTCCGTGGACGAGGGCCTTCCTCCGGACACTCTGGTCGGCGACATCCGTGCGGGGGCAACGGCGCGACCACTACAGCTTCGTGGCCGCCACGCTGCTGGGCGCGGTGGTGCAGGTGGAGATTCAAGTCAACGACGTGAACGACCACTCGCCCCGCTTTCCTCTGGACTCCCTGCAACTCAACGTCTCCGAGCTCAGCCCACCAGGTACCGCCTTCCGCCTGCCAGGCGCCCGAGACCCGGACGCTGGGCTTTTCAGCATACAGGGCTACACCCTGGTGCAACCGTCCAGCCTGTCCGAGGACCCCGCCGGACCTTTTTTCCAGTTGCGCTACGGGGCCCCGGGGTCGCCACCGTCGCTGCCGTCCTCGTCGCCCCTTGAGCCCCTAGACTTGGTGCTGCTTCGGCGCTTGGACCGAGAGGCGGTGGCGGCACACGAGCTGCAGATCGAGGCTTGGGACGGCGGTCGCCCGCGGCGCACCGGCCGCCTGCGAGTGGAACTGTGCGTGCTGGATGAGAACGACAATCCTCCAGTCTTTGAGGAGAGCGAGTACCGCGCCGCGGTTCGCGAGGACGCTGGGCCCGGCACCGAAGTCTGTCGCGTGCGCGCCACCGACCGTGACCTGGGGCCCAACGGCCACGTGCGCTACAGCATCCGCTCCCGGCAGGCTCCCGGGGCCGGTGGTAGCGGCAGGACGCTGGACGACGCGGCCTACTTCGTGGTGGAGGAGCTGAGCGGGGTGGTGCGGGTGCACAGGCCGCTGGACCGCGAGGCGCAGGCCTGGCACCAGCTGGTGGTGGAGGCCCGTGACGGAGGCGCTGCGCCCGAGGTCGCCACCGTGCGCGTGTCCATCGCGGTGCTGGACGTGAATGACAACCCGCCCGCTATTCATCTACTCTTCCTCACCGAAGGAGGGGTCGCGCGCGTCTTCGAGGGCGCTCAAGTCGGCGACTATGTGGCTCGGGTCTCGGTGTCAGACGCGGAAGGTGAcccagagaaggaaggggaagccGCCGGGGAGCTCGATGGAGGCCTTGGAGTCGGGAGCGTCTCTCTGACCTTGGAGGGCGGTGAGGGAGCCTTTGTGCTGCGGTCCGGAGGCTCCCCAGGAGTATTTTTCCTTTGCGTCGAGGGGCCCCTAGATAGGGAGAGCCGAGACCTGTATGATTTGCGACTGGTGGCCACAGATGCGGGATCACCGCCGCTGAGCACCGAGGAGACGCTGCTGCTCCGGGTTGCTGACCTCAATGATCAGCCACCTCTCTTCAGCCAGGAGCATTATTGGGCTTCGGTGTCCGAGGCCGCGGCTCCCGGCACCATGGTCTTGTGTGTCAGTGCCTCCGACGCAGATGAGCCTGGCACGGACCATGCCAGGCTGCGCTATGCGCTGCTTCCTCTCCCCGCTCTCTGTAACCCAGAGACTCCGAGGCCCCCCGCTGAGTGTGGACCATCCTTCAGCATTGATCCCGAGAGTGGTGTGATCAGCACCACCCGGAGCCTGGACCGAGAGGCCCAGGAGGCCATAGAACTGAGAGTGGTGGCCCATGACCTCGGAGAGCCCCCGCTCTCGGCCACTTGCCTGGTGAGCATCGCCGTGGACGACGTGAATGACAACGAGCCCGTTTTCCTGAAGCAGGTGTACAACGCCACGCTTCCGGAGCACGCCCCAGTTGGGCACTGCTTTCTGCAGGTGAGCACATCAGGCCTTCGGAtcaagggaagccctgggaagggATGGAGAAGATGTAAGttcagaaaggattttttttgtgtgtatgatgTGGATAGTTATACTCGAGCTCAGAAAGCAGAGGACATGGGCTCTGGTTTCTGCTCTGCAGGGAGATGAATGGGTGCCCTCCCGGCATCTAGCCCTTCTGCTGGGGCTTGAACAGAATGGTCACTTAAGATCTTTTCTGCTTCACATGATCTTTGGATCTTGattttgcccatggaattctgaTTTCCCTCTGTCTGGATCTGAGCACCCACATTGGTTTGGGAGGAGCCACTCATTCTCAGTTTTGCTTCTGAACAGTGTGCAGATGGCAGTGTCCTGCATATTTGAACATCATCACGTGTGCACTGGGGGAGTAAGGTGGCCCTCACATGCCAGTTTTTCAAATAAGCAAGTGTGTGGCCTTAAACACTGAAACTCTTTTGAGTAACCATTTACAGAGACTTATTACACATTGTCCTACCTTCTTTGGAAACTTACAAGAACTAGTTGAGGATACCAAGTCATTTTTACCAATTTAACCAGACCTGCTATGATGTCTTCAAGACTCTGAGGAAGGGCAAGTTTCAATCATCCTTTATAAAATGGGTGATATCCTTTACAAATGGATCTCAGAATGTTCTAATATGCACCCTTCTAGCAGTAATTCTTATGGCTTCTAATTTCCTGGTAGTTATCTGAAGCTATCTGATGTGAGATAACAAACTGGATTTCCAAGACTGTTTTATTTACATCAAGATGATTTGAGTGAATAACTGGAGCCTGAGAGGCTAACTAGTGATCAAAGCTGTAAAGTGCCATTTAGCTCTCAGGCTGGGTTGTTTTAAGACCTCTGTAGCTTATTTCTTGGTTCTTAGTGGGTGAGGCTAAAGCCTTATAAGTCATGTCTCAATAACCTTTAGATAATTTAAGCTGCCACTATATTTTAAACATGAGTTACTTGACTGGTTTGCTgtctttttttaatcctttgtatCTTAGATAAGTGGTATAGATAATAATCTCTACCACTTTCTCTGGCATGATTGGCAACTCATTAGTTGCTAGGTAATTAAAAGAAGgcttgaaaatcaattaatgtttGCTGCTGAAAGAGATAGATCTGTGAATGCTGATGGAAGTTTATTTACATCTCAAGCAGAGTCTGATATGATGAGGGTTGGCTGGTCCTTCTCCATCCAAGGTAGGGCGAAGTCTGGGGGTGACTTAGCTTAGGTCCATCAGTGTCCGGCTGGTCAGAGCTAATCTATATGGTATACCGCAAAGGTGGCTGAGAAACGGAGAGGGCCACAAGGCTGCCGGTGGGGACTGGTCGGGTCTGCCACAGATGTCAAAAACTGAGGTCATTAGAGTTGAGAGGTTGGACTagataatttttaagatttctttcatcTGAAAGAGCTTAAAGGTCTTGGTACAAAACAGTACAACTTGACTCTATTTGAAGGAAAATAAGCAGGgtgtaattaattaattacaatTAATTGTAATTCCTTTGActagaatctttttaaaattgtgagatGACTGTGTGATGAGGTGTGAGTTTATCCCATTATTATGACTTGATATGTGGATATGGATCCATTATGGTGAACTGAACTTGGCTCAAGTGTAAGATTGCATCTtcaatcaaaaaaacaaaagcttcaGGTTACCAAGTATTGCTCTAGGTATTGATAGTATTAAATGGTGCTGATTAGAGTTTCTAGAAATTCCAACAGTCCAGGCCCTGTAGATTGCAGAGGCTTTTCCGCAGCCCTCTGGCAGCCTCGCTGCAGCAGCTGTGTGAACTTTCTGCGCTGCATCAGCTCTCTGGCTGACTCTGTCCCCTCGGCTTCTCACCTGAGCTCTGTTTGCTCCCCATCTCTTTGCTCTTGATGTTTCTTTGTATTACATTGTAAAAACAAGCCTTCCCAGCTCTCTGGACCCCGtggcctctcctctctcctggggCTTTGTTTAATTACATTGTCTCGGTGCTTCTAACCAAACCTTTCTGCTGTCCTCTACAGTTCTCTCCCTCTAGATGTCAGAATTGCTCAGCTCTCCTTGGTCAGAATCAAAGAAAAAACACAATGAGCAGCAAcaggagaaaaaacaaattcCTTTCTTGGATTCCCTGTAAGGGAATACCATGtcacataataaaataaactcaGAACCTTTAAGATGTCTTGGTGGTTAGTCTGGAGCACTAATCCCTGGGCTTTTTCTGCTCTTACTGCCATTTAGGGTCACCAGTGCTGGCTGAATCCTTCCGTAGTCTCAGACCCAGACAGGAACTTTCAAAAACTTTAAATGTGGGCCAGAACAAACAGATTTAATACACAGGACAAGAACCAGTAGCCTGAGTTAGGTGTCCTCTAGCCCGAAAGGGTTTTCCCAGCCCTGAGGGCACTCATCTGGGTTTTCAGTTCCTTGCTCTCCACTGCCCTCCACATGGAGAGCCCCTTCTTGACAACCTGCCCCTCCTAAGCCCCGTTCCCAGGATCTCCTTTCAGCATGTCTTCATGCTTTCATGCTCATGACAGGGAGGGATTTCTATTCTGCAGTTGTCCTGGTGTTTTCCTCTGAGTTCTAATGTCCAGTACTGAAAGACTCCCTTTTTCTTCAGATGATTGTCAAAGAGACTGACTTCAGCCTCTCTCACTGGTGGGACTGACACTCTCTGCCCCACACTAAATCCAACAGATGAGAACTGCATCAACAGCTTTTATCTTGCAACTAGATCTTCAGAGAGTGTAACTGCAGCCTTCATACCTGAATCACACGAGTGCCATAGCAAGATTATTCTCTTGTCCTTCCTCAAGAATTAGTATTGTATTCATTGACTAATTCATTTTCTTAATCAAACAACAGCATTCACTGAATAGGCAACATTCCATGAACAGTATTTCTTGGGTACCTCTTCCAAGAATAGGTCTTAGTGCTGGAGAGACAGCAGTGACTATAATGGGCGGGTTCTCGGTACCAGCCAAATGTAGAGTCCTAATTCCTTCGTATCccatctcctttcttcctccaagtGAAGGCATATGCCCCACCCCTTCTTGCTGATCACTCTCGCCCAGGTTCTGACCTCCCCTACCACTGTGCTAAATCCTGCCACTCCAAAAGCAGctgtgttctttcctttctatcCAGTGGGCTTGTTTAGTTTAACCTGCCTCTTTCTCTAAAGCTGCCCACTTCCTCTTTCTTGAGTGTGTCCTCTTTACCACCTTCTGTCTCATTTGCATCCTCCGGGTCTCCGTCTTGTCaattcctcttttcctcttgtgTCCCCTACTCTGTATGATAGG is a genomic window of Bos javanicus breed banteng chromosome 17, ARS-OSU_banteng_1.0, whole genome shotgun sequence containing:
- the LOC133229262 gene encoding LOW QUALITY PROTEIN: protocadherin-23-like (The sequence of the model RefSeq protein was modified relative to this genomic sequence to represent the inferred CDS: inserted 2 bases in 1 codon), translating into MITPRPLRAAGAPQRQARCRASLRDGAGRAVPSPSPPLATFTPSPACAIPTRPMPDQERAQLQLRLAGGSSPGCVAASRRAEENRREARGPPRPETRRGETTSRAEQGTDVKGIKRERKRDETRVKRSRGSKVADSGGSGSSSPGLSAPAFTPDVPGSAAPTPPQASLHWKRLLLPGSGGSPRGRQGGGAWAQRFLLGLCVHAWLWAASGSSAQVFNLSLSVDEGLPPDTLVGDIRAGXQRRDHYSFVAATLLGAVVQVEIQVNDVNDHSPRFPLDSLQLNVSELSPPGTAFRLPGARDPDAGLFSIQGYTLVQPSSLSEDPAGPFFQLRYGAPGSPPSLPSSSPLEPLDLVLLRRLDREAVAAHELQIEAWDGGRPRRTGRLRVELCVLDENDNPPVFEESEYRAAVREDAGPGTEVCRVRATDRDLGPNGHVRYSIRSRQAPGAGGSGRTLDDAAYFVVEELSGVVRVHRPLDREAQAWHQLVVEARDGGAAPEVATVRVSIAVLDVNDNPPAIHLLFLTEGGVARVFEGAQVGDYVARVSVSDAEGDPEKEGEAAGELDGGLGVGSVSLTLEGGEGAFVLRSGGSPGVFFLCVEGPLDRESRDLYDLRLVATDAGSPPLSTEETLLLRVADLNDQPPLFSQEHYWASVSEAAAPGTMVLCVSASDADEPGTDHARLRYALLPLPALCNPETPRPPAECGPSFSIDPESGVISTTRSLDREAQEAIELRVVAHDLGEPPLSATCLVSIAVDDVNDNEPVFLKQVYNATLPEHAPVGHCFLQVSTSGLRIKGSPGKGWRRCKFRKDFFCVYDVDSYTRAQKAEDMGSGFCSAGR